TACTTCATTTGTGTTGTTATGACCTTAGAATTAAAAGCTGCTGCCACTCAAGATGTGGCGATCTTTGCGCCCTATTACCGCGAGCCTAGCAAAAAGTCTACGCTGCCCTATGCGATTACCCTGTATCGATCGGGTGAGGTAATGGGTGAACGGGCGATCGAAGGTGGTACGCCAATCCCGTTTGAAGCCAAGTGGCGGATTTCTAATTTGCCATCGGATTTAACCCTGTGTCGGGTGATGTTCGATGACGATGAAGAGTTGAGCTATGAAGTGATGATGGAAAACTCTGAATTTGTTGATTACCTCATTGATCT
The sequence above is a segment of the Pseudanabaena sp. PCC 7367 genome. Coding sequences within it:
- the ebsA gene encoding type IV pilus biogenesis protein EbsA, producing the protein MTLELKAAATQDVAIFAPYYREPSKKSTLPYAITLYRSGEVMGERAIEGGTPIPFEAKWRISNLPSDLTLCRVMFDDDEELSYEVMMENSEFVDYLIDLIINMRNNEVVDFPQAFYSKLFRIQLTTPDLV